A genomic window from Sanguibacter antarcticus includes:
- a CDS encoding SRPBCC family protein yields the protein MARRATGRVTRSGPDGFEMTLTRTFTAPVEDVWASLTESDRTAGWFGPWRGDARAGSTVQVRMGADEGAPWSDIRIDACQPPRRLLVALIDDSGEWNLEVMLSAGEHGGTLLELIQHLEDPNVAKNSGPGWEYHLDMLIASREGLPLPEFSDYYPSQVEHFASQARSAQRA from the coding sequence ATGGCCCGCAGAGCCACCGGACGTGTCACCCGATCAGGACCTGACGGCTTCGAGATGACCTTGACCCGGACGTTCACCGCACCGGTCGAGGACGTCTGGGCGAGCCTCACGGAGTCTGACCGAACGGCCGGATGGTTCGGTCCCTGGCGTGGTGACGCCCGTGCTGGGAGCACGGTGCAGGTGCGGATGGGTGCCGACGAGGGCGCCCCGTGGAGCGACATCCGCATCGACGCGTGCCAGCCTCCGCGCCGGCTCCTCGTCGCCCTCATCGACGACTCTGGTGAGTGGAACCTCGAGGTCATGCTCTCTGCAGGCGAGCACGGCGGCACGCTCCTCGAGCTCATCCAGCACCTCGAGGACCCCAACGTCGCGAAGAACAGCGGGCCGGGGTGGGAGTACCACCTGGACATGCTCATCGCGTCGCGCGAGGGCCTGCCGCTCCCGGAGTTCAGCGACTACTACCCGTCGCAGGTCGAGCACTTCGCGTCGCAGGCCCGGTCGGCGCAGCGCGCCTAG
- a CDS encoding SAV_915 family protein, giving the protein MTDTARRPLPPMLYVPSAGPSPDGSLLLDFRRIEDGRLALLAYTALDRLHAGCGTHQPWALLATQTLDEINAQQPYDLILLDVSLPAELRRTAAA; this is encoded by the coding sequence ATGACCGACACCGCCCGCCGCCCGCTGCCGCCCATGCTCTACGTCCCCAGCGCAGGACCGTCCCCGGACGGCTCCCTGCTCCTCGACTTCCGCCGCATCGAGGACGGACGGCTCGCCCTCCTGGCGTACACGGCCCTCGACCGCCTCCACGCAGGGTGCGGCACCCATCAACCGTGGGCGCTCCTCGCAACCCAGACCCTCGACGAGATCAACGCGCAGCAGCCCTACGACCTGATCCTCCTCGACGTCTCGCTCCCTGCCGAGCTCCGCCGGACGGCCGCCGCATGA
- a CDS encoding GmrSD restriction endonuclease domain-containing protein, giving the protein MDTAAHTPLVLFNHPQRLVVPLFQRAYVWDLAEQWIPLWRDITTIADRFVNGQMRSKPHFLGAVVLQQQLSTVGSMSTWTIIDGQQRMTTLQLLFDAVASALTEAGFELLRQRLELLTTNPVAFCTEPDDRFKVWPTNRDRAAFREVLSAEVPVEHSTLALKDSQIVKAHAFFVSQAGDWLTDEGDARLRAEALVNALTDGLQLVVITLGHEEDSQEIFETLNARGTPLTAADLIKNFVFQKLSQEGADTELAYRSDWQFFESDFWETSVSVGRVSMARSSLFLNQWLIAQTAEEISPRATFARFKRFVEHENREKMSELLPRIKRQAQMYRGWVERASQADAHLSTVELAVYRTQAIGSELIKPLLISLHDDHVNVPESARHRAIAAVESWLVRRSLLRLTSSDLGRIVAELVRIVQTVDAPDVGQSVEALLARLDSASTYWPGDAEIREDLKALPAYSRFKRAKLRMILQAVEDHGRGFTRDGGVKTGSRALRGDNLHIEHLLPQSWRASWPIADAEEGIHRESRVNRLGNLTLLTGALNTSISNGPWLGEKGKLAQLAAHDVLLMNQWVRHNGSAGWDEGLIDRRTLLVIDALLDTWVVPAGHTGEIRVRKPDSESVVEIEDLVKAGLLSVGDSLTPRSGSSSGELGFVGESGTIRVGDDSFESPSAAAKRVRGGSTNGWKFWSLADGRRLGDVREQYRSALVMAPAPATPPV; this is encoded by the coding sequence GTGGATACCGCCGCCCATACGCCGCTCGTCTTGTTCAACCACCCGCAGCGTCTTGTCGTCCCACTCTTTCAACGCGCCTACGTGTGGGACCTGGCCGAGCAGTGGATTCCTCTCTGGCGAGACATCACGACGATCGCTGACCGATTTGTCAATGGTCAGATGCGGTCGAAACCACATTTCCTCGGTGCCGTCGTGCTCCAACAACAGCTGAGCACCGTAGGGTCGATGAGCACGTGGACCATCATCGACGGGCAGCAACGTATGACCACCCTGCAGCTTCTGTTCGACGCAGTGGCGTCTGCACTCACCGAGGCTGGATTCGAGCTGCTGCGCCAACGTCTCGAGCTCCTCACCACCAATCCGGTTGCGTTCTGCACCGAACCTGACGACCGCTTCAAGGTGTGGCCCACAAACCGTGACCGTGCAGCGTTCCGGGAAGTTCTCTCGGCCGAAGTGCCTGTTGAGCACAGCACCCTCGCGTTGAAGGACTCGCAGATCGTCAAGGCGCACGCATTCTTCGTCAGTCAGGCAGGAGACTGGCTGACCGACGAAGGAGACGCTCGCTTGCGAGCGGAGGCATTGGTCAACGCGCTGACTGACGGACTCCAGCTCGTTGTCATCACTCTCGGACACGAGGAAGACTCCCAGGAGATCTTTGAAACCCTCAACGCCCGTGGCACACCTCTCACGGCGGCCGACCTCATCAAGAACTTCGTGTTCCAGAAGCTGAGCCAGGAAGGTGCCGACACGGAGCTGGCGTATCGATCGGACTGGCAGTTCTTCGAAAGCGACTTCTGGGAGACGTCGGTCAGCGTCGGTCGCGTCTCTATGGCCCGGAGCTCGCTGTTCCTCAACCAATGGCTCATCGCTCAGACCGCAGAAGAGATCAGTCCCCGCGCGACCTTCGCTCGGTTCAAACGATTCGTCGAGCACGAGAACCGCGAGAAGATGTCGGAGCTCCTCCCACGGATCAAACGACAGGCGCAGATGTATCGCGGCTGGGTCGAACGTGCGAGTCAGGCCGATGCACACCTGAGCACGGTGGAGCTAGCGGTCTACCGGACGCAAGCAATCGGCAGCGAGCTCATCAAGCCTTTGCTCATCAGCCTGCACGATGATCACGTGAACGTGCCCGAGTCGGCACGGCATCGCGCGATCGCAGCAGTCGAGAGCTGGCTGGTGCGCCGGTCGTTGCTGCGTCTGACATCGTCAGACCTTGGCCGGATCGTCGCGGAGCTCGTCCGCATCGTCCAGACGGTCGACGCGCCAGACGTAGGCCAGAGCGTCGAGGCACTTCTTGCGCGACTCGACAGCGCCAGCACCTACTGGCCCGGTGACGCGGAGATTCGTGAGGACCTGAAGGCGCTTCCGGCATACAGCCGTTTCAAGCGCGCCAAGCTGCGCATGATCTTGCAGGCCGTGGAGGACCATGGACGGGGGTTCACACGCGACGGCGGTGTGAAGACGGGGAGCCGTGCGCTGCGTGGCGACAACCTGCACATCGAGCACCTGCTCCCCCAGTCCTGGCGTGCGTCCTGGCCGATCGCTGATGCGGAAGAAGGAATCCACCGCGAATCACGGGTCAACCGACTCGGAAACCTCACGCTGCTCACCGGTGCGCTCAACACCTCGATCTCGAACGGGCCATGGTTGGGCGAGAAGGGCAAGCTCGCGCAGCTCGCAGCGCACGATGTGCTTCTTATGAACCAATGGGTCAGGCACAACGGCTCCGCAGGCTGGGACGAGGGGCTCATCGACCGACGCACGTTGCTCGTGATCGACGCGCTCCTCGACACGTGGGTGGTGCCCGCGGGTCATACCGGAGAAATTCGTGTGCGAAAGCCAGACTCGGAGTCGGTTGTGGAGATCGAGGACCTTGTCAAGGCCGGGTTGCTGAGCGTTGGAGATTCGCTCACACCGCGAAGCGGGAGCAGTTCTGGTGAGCTGGGCTTTGTCGGAGAGAGCGGAACGATCCGAGTCGGCGATGATTCCTTCGAGTCCCCGTCGGCTGCTGCCAAGCGGGTTCGGGGCGGCTCGACGAACGGCTGGAAGTTCTGGTCTCTAGCCGACGGCAGGCGACTAGGGGATGTTCGCGAGCAGTACCGAAGTGCTCTGGTGATGGCGCCCGCACCAGCGACCCCACCGGTGTAG
- a CDS encoding WXG100 family type VII secretion target gives MPIDTAVPGDPAAVRAVATWLRTTFALAVSGYTDNITSARTTAGADWDGNASWGFQNVMTTLATHGSDLDADAQTAATGLDTYATALETAQATMAAVRTAATLAGLVVVAEQIHAPGPAPVAPRGPVLVGATSSRAATPFDRPTVDLVAHEMKVAAYVKAEDDAVTVAAFRADAIAAIKTIPDATAVRWGLVSGTFVGTFRGIAYGVRVSTLKDRGTVLTNDVKVLESRYVNARTVQERAFQENLRASKASELRVLTEDLKQSPHSRTGRLWAGRLPIVGTAVTLAGVGWDVHEGKSVSTALVGAVVATGTGIAVTVVFASGPVVLVAIAATGTAIALGWTAEWFWEKTVSEDVRASIDDGFEWVADSAKATGSWIADGTSSAWGLVTS, from the coding sequence ATGCCCATCGACACCGCGGTTCCCGGGGACCCCGCCGCCGTCCGCGCCGTCGCGACATGGCTGCGCACGACCTTCGCGCTCGCGGTCTCTGGCTACACCGACAACATCACGTCTGCTCGCACGACGGCGGGTGCGGACTGGGACGGCAACGCGAGCTGGGGCTTCCAGAACGTCATGACGACGCTCGCCACCCACGGCAGCGACCTCGACGCCGACGCCCAGACCGCTGCGACAGGGCTCGACACCTACGCGACAGCGCTCGAGACCGCCCAGGCGACCATGGCGGCCGTGCGAACCGCGGCGACGCTCGCCGGGCTCGTCGTCGTCGCGGAGCAGATCCATGCGCCAGGCCCGGCTCCCGTGGCCCCGCGCGGACCCGTGCTTGTCGGTGCCACGTCGTCACGAGCAGCGACGCCGTTCGACCGCCCGACCGTCGACCTCGTGGCCCACGAGATGAAGGTCGCGGCGTACGTGAAAGCCGAGGACGACGCAGTCACCGTCGCGGCGTTCCGCGCGGACGCGATCGCCGCGATCAAGACGATCCCTGACGCGACGGCGGTGCGGTGGGGACTCGTCTCGGGAACGTTCGTCGGCACGTTCCGCGGCATCGCCTACGGCGTGCGTGTATCGACACTCAAGGACCGCGGAACAGTGCTCACCAACGACGTCAAGGTGCTGGAATCGAGATACGTCAACGCTAGAACCGTGCAGGAACGGGCTTTTCAGGAGAACCTGCGCGCGAGCAAGGCGAGCGAGCTTCGCGTCCTGACGGAGGATCTCAAGCAGTCCCCGCACTCTCGGACCGGGCGACTCTGGGCCGGACGCCTCCCGATCGTCGGGACCGCAGTGACCCTCGCAGGCGTCGGTTGGGACGTGCACGAAGGCAAGTCTGTGAGCACTGCACTGGTCGGGGCCGTCGTCGCGACGGGGACAGGCATCGCCGTCACCGTCGTGTTCGCATCGGGCCCGGTCGTCCTCGTGGCCATCGCGGCGACCGGGACGGCGATCGCACTCGGCTGGACGGCGGAATGGTTCTGGGAGAAAACGGTGTCTGAAGACGTCAGAGCCTCGATCGACGACGGCTTCGAGTGGGTGGCCGACAGCGCGAAGGCCACCGGATCGTGGATCGCTGACGGTACGTCGTCCGCGTGGGGACTGGTGACCTCATGA